One genomic segment of Caldimonas brevitalea includes these proteins:
- the ndk gene encoding nucleoside-diphosphate kinase, translating to MAVERTLSIIKPDAVAKNVIGQIYARFEGAGLKIVAAKMAHLSRGEAEQFYAVHKARPFFKDLVDFMVSGPVMIQVLEGEGAIAKNRELMGATDPKKADKGTIRADFADSIDANAVHGSDAPETAAAEVAFFFPGMNVYSR from the coding sequence ATGGCGGTCGAACGCACTCTGTCGATCATCAAACCCGACGCTGTGGCCAAGAATGTGATTGGCCAGATCTATGCGCGCTTCGAAGGCGCGGGTCTGAAGATCGTCGCGGCCAAGATGGCGCATCTGTCCCGCGGTGAGGCCGAGCAGTTCTATGCCGTCCACAAGGCCCGGCCCTTCTTCAAGGACCTGGTCGACTTCATGGTGTCGGGCCCGGTCATGATCCAGGTGCTCGAAGGTGAAGGCGCCATCGCCAAGAACCGCGAGCTGATGGGCGCCACCGATCCGAAGAAGGCCGACAAAGGCACCATCCGCGCCGATTTCGCCGACAGCATCGACGCCAATGCCGTGCACGGCTCCGACGCTCCCGAAACCGCCGCGGCCGAAGTGGCCTTCTTCTTCCCCGGCATGAACGTCTACAGCCGCTGA
- the rlmN gene encoding 23S rRNA (adenine(2503)-C(2))-methyltransferase RlmN, with product MAANLLDHDLDGLAAFCEQLGEKRFRATQLFRWIHQKGASDFSQMSDLAKSLREKLAGKAEIRPLPILTEQASNDGTIKWLFDVGAGDAVEAVFIPEDDRGTLCVSSQAGCAVGCRFCSTGHQGFSRNLTTGEILAQLWYAEHHLRQRLKLAPGERAITNVVMMGMGEPLQNYSALVPALRVMLDDHGYGLSRRRVTVSTSGVVPMMDRLMADCPVALAVSLHAPNDVLRDELVPLNRKYPIAELLDACRRYLTAAPRDFITFEYCMLDGVNDSEAQARELVALLRAKVSCKLNLIPFNPFPASGLKCSPRAQVQAFAKVLQDAGIVTTVRKTRGDDIDAACGQLAGEVQDRTNVQQRLTRQPIRIHKPGTSRQETR from the coding sequence ATGGCGGCCAACCTGCTGGATCACGATCTCGACGGACTGGCCGCATTTTGCGAACAGCTGGGTGAGAAGCGCTTTCGCGCGACCCAGTTGTTCCGGTGGATCCACCAGAAGGGCGCGTCGGACTTCTCCCAGATGTCCGACCTGGCCAAGTCCTTGCGCGAGAAACTCGCCGGCAAGGCCGAGATCCGCCCGCTGCCCATCCTGACCGAGCAGGCCTCGAACGACGGCACCATCAAGTGGCTGTTCGACGTCGGCGCCGGCGATGCGGTCGAGGCGGTTTTCATTCCGGAAGACGACCGGGGCACGCTGTGCGTATCGTCGCAGGCGGGCTGCGCGGTCGGCTGCCGTTTCTGTTCCACCGGCCACCAGGGCTTCAGCCGCAATCTCACCACCGGCGAGATCCTGGCCCAGCTCTGGTATGCCGAACACCACCTGCGCCAGCGCCTGAAGCTGGCGCCGGGCGAACGCGCCATCACCAACGTCGTGATGATGGGCATGGGCGAGCCGCTGCAAAACTACTCGGCGCTGGTGCCCGCACTGCGCGTGATGCTCGACGACCACGGCTATGGCCTGTCGCGGCGACGGGTGACGGTGTCGACCTCTGGCGTGGTGCCGATGATGGACCGCTTGATGGCGGACTGTCCGGTGGCGCTGGCCGTGTCGCTGCACGCGCCCAACGACGTCCTGCGCGATGAACTGGTGCCGTTGAACCGCAAGTACCCGATCGCCGAACTGCTCGACGCCTGCCGGCGCTATTTGACCGCGGCGCCGCGCGATTTCATCACCTTCGAGTACTGCATGCTCGACGGTGTCAACGACAGCGAGGCCCAGGCCCGCGAGCTGGTGGCGTTGCTGCGCGCCAAGGTGTCGTGCAAGCTGAATTTGATCCCGTTCAACCCCTTCCCGGCGTCCGGGCTCAAGTGTTCGCCGCGCGCGCAGGTGCAGGCGTTCGCCAAGGTGCTGCAGGACGCTGGTATCGTCACGACGGTCCGCAAGACGCGCGGCGATGACATCGACGCCGCCTGCGGGCAATTGGCCGGCGAGGTGCAGGATCGCACCAACGTGCAGCAGCGCCTCACCCGGCAACCCATCCGCATCCACAAGCCCGGCACCAGCCGGCAGGAGACAAGATGA
- the pilW gene encoding type IV pilus biogenesis/stability protein PilW, with product MTMLGRCAWPWASALGVLLGIGLVAGCANQPLPGGSRDIVTASDETDAQKRARIRLELASAYYAQGQATTALDELKQALQADPNMPQAYNLRGLVYASMNEDQLAEESFRRALQLNPRDSDVMHNYGWFLCQRGRARDADAQFDAAVAQPQYREATKSLLAKGVCQARAGDLAGAEQTLTRSYERDPGNPATSVNLANVLFQRREYERARFYIRRVNNVPQLANSETLWLAARIEHKLGNTTGAMEYGNQLKQRYPQSREAAAFERRRFDD from the coding sequence ATGACCATGTTGGGGCGATGCGCATGGCCTTGGGCATCGGCGCTGGGCGTGCTGCTCGGCATCGGGCTGGTGGCCGGTTGCGCCAACCAGCCGCTTCCGGGCGGCTCGCGCGATATCGTGACCGCCTCTGACGAGACCGACGCGCAGAAGCGGGCGCGCATCCGCCTCGAGCTGGCGTCGGCCTATTACGCCCAAGGGCAGGCGACCACCGCGCTCGACGAGCTGAAGCAGGCCCTGCAGGCCGACCCCAACATGCCGCAGGCGTACAACCTGCGCGGCCTCGTCTACGCCAGCATGAACGAAGACCAGTTGGCCGAGGAAAGCTTCAGGCGCGCCTTGCAACTGAACCCTCGCGACAGCGACGTGATGCACAACTACGGCTGGTTCTTGTGCCAGCGCGGGCGCGCCCGTGATGCCGATGCGCAGTTCGACGCGGCGGTGGCGCAGCCGCAATACCGCGAGGCGACCAAAAGCCTGTTGGCCAAAGGCGTGTGCCAGGCCCGCGCGGGGGACCTGGCGGGCGCAGAGCAGACGTTGACACGCTCTTACGAACGCGACCCTGGCAACCCGGCGACGTCCGTCAACCTCGCCAACGTGTTGTTCCAGCGGCGCGAATACGAGCGCGCTCGCTTCTATATTCGACGGGTCAACAACGTGCCGCAACTCGCCAATTCCGAAACGCTTTGGCTGGCGGCTCGCATCGAACACAAGCTCGGCAATACGACGGGAGCAATGGAATACGGCAACCAATTGAAGCAGCGTTACCCCCAGTCGCGCGAGGCGGCGGCGTTTGAACGGAGGCGCTTCGATGACTGA
- a CDS encoding helix-turn-helix domain-containing protein, with translation MTEPDRTSATGGQSAGEMLKAARLANGIHIAALAASIKVSVQKLEALEADRHEELPDPTFARALAQAVCRFLKVDPVPVLAKLPTPGTPSRLEHVAMGLNQPFRDGDSRRREGFKPAALLRPAFLLPLLLVVAAIVLWLLPQGLLRLPGVDTTTADTTAGVDGASTPGTTTVTVPVMPPGEGAASETVHSAPLVVDPGASAPASAPDPGVPLVSASQALVNVPSTAPVVVNVTSDSWVDARDAAGKVLVSRLARKGEILTLDGTFPMRVRLGNARGVELTVRGAPFDIGPHARDNVATLQIK, from the coding sequence ATGACTGAGCCTGATCGGACCTCCGCCACCGGCGGGCAGAGCGCCGGCGAGATGCTGAAGGCGGCTCGCCTGGCCAATGGCATCCACATCGCAGCCCTCGCGGCCTCGATCAAGGTGTCGGTGCAAAAGCTCGAAGCGCTCGAGGCGGACCGCCACGAGGAATTGCCCGACCCCACCTTCGCACGCGCGCTGGCCCAGGCCGTCTGCCGCTTCTTGAAGGTGGATCCGGTGCCGGTGCTGGCCAAGTTGCCGACACCGGGCACGCCGTCCCGGCTGGAACATGTGGCGATGGGCCTGAACCAGCCCTTCCGCGATGGCGACTCGCGCCGTCGCGAGGGTTTCAAGCCCGCGGCCTTGCTGCGCCCGGCGTTCTTGCTGCCCCTCTTGCTGGTGGTGGCGGCGATCGTGCTGTGGCTGCTGCCGCAGGGCCTGCTGCGGCTGCCCGGCGTCGACACGACCACCGCCGACACGACGGCCGGGGTCGATGGCGCGTCGACCCCCGGCACCACGACGGTGACGGTGCCCGTCATGCCGCCCGGCGAAGGTGCGGCCTCCGAGACGGTTCATTCCGCCCCGCTGGTGGTCGACCCCGGTGCTTCGGCCCCGGCGTCGGCGCCCGATCCGGGTGTGCCCTTGGTCTCGGCATCGCAGGCGCTGGTGAACGTGCCGTCTACCGCACCGGTGGTGGTCAACGTCACGTCCGACAGCTGGGTCGATGCGCGCGACGCAGCCGGCAAGGTGCTGGTGTCGCGCCTGGCGCGCAAGGGCGAGATCCTGACGCTGGACGGAACCTTCCCGATGCGTGTGCGACTCGGCAATGCACGCGGCGTTGAGCTGACGGTGCGGGGTGCGCCTTTCGACATCGGCCCCCATGCGCGAGACAACGTCGCCACCCTTCAGATCAAGTAG
- the ispG gene encoding flavodoxin-dependent (E)-4-hydroxy-3-methylbut-2-enyl-diphosphate synthase, whose translation MQDALSDAPDCFTVAAAPAARRSRQCRVAWGDHVVTVGGDAPVRVQSMTNTDTADAIETAIQVKELALAGSEMVRITVNTPEAAQAVPAIREQLDRMGIMVPLIGDFHYNGHKLLTEHPACAEALSKYRINPGNVGKGDKRDKQFAQMVEAAARYGKAVRIGVNWGSLDQELLAALMDENARRARPWDAKQVMYQALVTSAIESARRAEALGLHGDQITLSCKVSGVQDLISVYRALAARCDYSLHLGLTEAGMGTKGTVASAAALSVLLQEGIGDTIRVSLTPQPGEARTQEVVVAMEILQALGLRAFVPSVTACPGCGRTTSTVFQELAKQIDDYLRAQMPVWKARFPGVETMKVAVMGCIVNGPGESKHADIGISLPGTGEAPAAPVFIDGEKALTLRGDTIAQEFQKIVEDYIERRYGVGAETAA comes from the coding sequence ATGCAAGACGCCCTTTCCGACGCCCCTGACTGTTTCACCGTGGCTGCGGCGCCTGCAGCGCGCCGTTCGCGGCAGTGCCGCGTCGCGTGGGGCGACCATGTCGTGACGGTGGGCGGTGACGCGCCGGTGCGGGTGCAGTCGATGACGAACACCGACACGGCCGACGCGATCGAGACGGCCATCCAGGTCAAGGAGCTGGCGCTGGCGGGCTCGGAGATGGTGCGCATCACCGTCAACACGCCGGAGGCAGCGCAGGCGGTGCCGGCGATCCGCGAGCAGCTCGACCGCATGGGCATCATGGTGCCGCTGATCGGCGACTTCCATTACAACGGCCACAAGCTGCTGACCGAGCACCCGGCCTGCGCCGAGGCCTTGTCGAAATACCGCATCAACCCGGGCAACGTCGGCAAGGGTGACAAGCGCGACAAGCAGTTCGCGCAGATGGTCGAGGCGGCGGCCCGCTACGGCAAGGCGGTGCGCATCGGCGTCAACTGGGGCAGCCTCGACCAGGAACTGCTGGCGGCGCTGATGGACGAGAACGCCCGCCGTGCCCGCCCCTGGGACGCCAAACAAGTGATGTACCAGGCCCTGGTGACGTCGGCGATCGAGTCGGCCCGGCGCGCCGAGGCGCTCGGCCTGCACGGCGACCAGATCACGCTGTCGTGCAAGGTCAGCGGTGTGCAGGACCTGATCTCGGTCTACCGCGCACTCGCGGCACGCTGCGACTACTCGCTGCACCTGGGCCTGACCGAAGCCGGCATGGGCACCAAAGGTACGGTGGCCTCGGCCGCGGCGCTGTCGGTGCTGCTGCAAGAGGGCATCGGCGACACCATCCGCGTCTCGCTCACGCCCCAGCCGGGCGAGGCCCGCACCCAGGAAGTGGTGGTGGCGATGGAGATCCTGCAGGCCCTGGGGCTGCGCGCCTTCGTCCCGAGCGTGACCGCCTGCCCCGGCTGCGGGCGCACCACCAGCACCGTGTTCCAGGAACTGGCCAAGCAGATCGACGACTACCTGCGGGCGCAGATGCCGGTCTGGAAGGCGCGCTTCCCGGGCGTCGAGACGATGAAAGTCGCCGTGATGGGCTGCATCGTCAACGGTCCTGGCGAGAGCAAGCATGCCGATATCGGCATCAGCCTGCCGGGCACCGGCGAAGCCCCGGCGGCGCCGGTCTTCATCGACGGCGAAAAGGCGCTCACGCTGCGCGGCGACACCATCGCGCAAGAATTCCAGAAGATCGTCGAGGACTACATCGAACGCCGTTACGGCGTCGGTGCCGAGACGGCAGCCTGA
- the hisS gene encoding histidine--tRNA ligase yields the protein MAEQLKAELKAVKGMNDILPPDSARWEWFEDKVRALMARYGYLNLRTPIVEPTTLFVRGLGEVTDIVEKEMYSFEDAMNGDKLTLRPENTAGVVRAVAEHSLLYDGGKRIYYMGPMFRHEKPQRGRYRQFHQVGAEALGFAGPDVDAELILMCRALWQDLGLTDVRLELNSLGQPDERRAHRDALIAYFEQHRDQLDADAQRRLHSNPLRILDTKNPAMQALVEAAPRLMDFLGEASLAHFDAVRAVLDANGLAYRINPRLVRGMDYYNLTVFEWVTDRLGSQGTVCGGGRYDYLIEQVGGKAAPAVGWALGVERVLELLKELGAAPAAPVPDAYAVVPDRESLGVVMRTLEALRAAGVSVLMHGGGKDGQGSMKSQFKRADASGARYALVFGTDELAQGMVAVKPLRDATATQTLRPLADVSAWAAQLLDA from the coding sequence ATGGCAGAACAACTCAAGGCCGAGCTGAAGGCCGTCAAGGGCATGAACGACATCCTGCCGCCGGATTCGGCGCGGTGGGAGTGGTTCGAGGACAAGGTGCGCGCGCTGATGGCCCGCTACGGCTACCTCAACCTGCGCACGCCCATTGTCGAGCCGACGACCTTGTTCGTGCGCGGCCTCGGCGAGGTGACCGACATCGTCGAGAAAGAGATGTACTCCTTCGAGGACGCGATGAACGGCGACAAGCTGACGCTGCGCCCCGAGAACACCGCGGGTGTGGTGCGCGCCGTGGCCGAACACTCCTTGCTGTACGACGGCGGCAAGCGCATCTACTACATGGGCCCCATGTTCCGGCACGAAAAGCCGCAACGCGGGCGCTACCGCCAGTTCCACCAAGTCGGCGCCGAGGCCCTCGGGTTCGCCGGCCCCGATGTCGACGCTGAACTGATCCTGATGTGCCGCGCACTGTGGCAAGACCTCGGCTTGACCGACGTGCGCCTGGAGCTCAACAGCCTGGGCCAGCCGGACGAGCGCCGCGCGCACCGGGACGCCCTGATCGCCTACTTCGAGCAGCACCGCGACCAGCTCGACGCCGACGCGCAGCGTCGCTTGCACAGCAACCCGCTGCGCATCCTCGACACCAAGAATCCGGCAATGCAAGCGCTGGTCGAGGCGGCGCCGCGGCTGATGGACTTTCTTGGCGAGGCGTCGCTGGCGCACTTCGACGCGGTGCGTGCGGTGCTCGATGCCAACGGGCTCGCCTACCGTATCAACCCGCGCCTGGTGCGCGGCATGGACTATTACAACCTGACGGTGTTCGAGTGGGTCACCGACCGGCTCGGTTCGCAAGGCACCGTCTGTGGCGGCGGCCGCTACGACTACCTGATCGAGCAGGTGGGTGGCAAGGCCGCGCCGGCGGTGGGCTGGGCGCTGGGCGTCGAGCGGGTGCTCGAACTGCTCAAGGAACTGGGCGCCGCGCCGGCGGCGCCGGTGCCCGACGCCTATGCCGTGGTGCCCGACCGGGAGTCGCTCGGCGTCGTGATGCGCACGCTCGAAGCCTTGCGCGCCGCCGGTGTTTCGGTGCTGATGCACGGCGGCGGCAAGGACGGGCAGGGCAGCATGAAGAGCCAGTTCAAGCGCGCCGACGCGAGCGGTGCCCGCTACGCGCTGGTGTTCGGCACTGACGAGCTGGCGCAAGGCATGGTGGCAGTCAAGCCCTTGCGCGACGCCACGGCAACGCAGACGTTGCGCCCCCTTGCGGACGTCTCGGCGTGGGCCGCACAGTTGCTCGACGCATAA
- a CDS encoding YfgM family protein encodes MATHLDFEEQEQLEQFKHFWKQYGNLITWVLILVLGGFAAWNGWNYWQRDQAIKASALFDQLDQAAQAGDADKVQRAFDDIKERHPRTVYAQQSGLLAAKTLQEKGKTDAAKAALTWVADNAGEDEYRAIARLRLAALLIDQKAYDDALKLVNSSMPEEFAALAADRRGDVLLAQGKKAEAQAEYEKAYKTMPESLDYRRLVEAKLTSLGAAPAPDAAASAAP; translated from the coding sequence ATGGCCACCCATCTCGACTTCGAAGAACAAGAACAGCTTGAACAGTTCAAGCACTTCTGGAAGCAGTACGGCAACCTGATCACCTGGGTCTTGATCCTGGTGCTCGGTGGCTTCGCGGCCTGGAACGGCTGGAACTACTGGCAGCGCGACCAGGCCATCAAGGCCTCGGCGCTGTTCGACCAGCTCGACCAGGCGGCCCAGGCCGGCGACGCCGACAAGGTCCAGCGCGCCTTCGACGACATCAAGGAGCGTCACCCGCGCACCGTCTATGCCCAGCAGTCCGGGCTGCTGGCCGCGAAGACGCTACAGGAGAAGGGCAAGACCGACGCCGCGAAGGCAGCGCTGACCTGGGTCGCCGACAACGCCGGTGAAGACGAATACCGCGCCATCGCCCGGCTGCGCCTGGCCGCGCTGCTGATCGACCAGAAGGCCTACGACGACGCGCTCAAGCTCGTGAACAGCTCGATGCCCGAAGAGTTCGCGGCGCTGGCGGCCGACCGCCGCGGTGACGTGTTGCTCGCGCAGGGCAAGAAGGCCGAAGCCCAGGCCGAATACGAAAAAGCCTACAAGACGATGCCCGAGTCGCTCGACTACCGCCGGCTCGTCGAGGCCAAGCTGACGTCGCTCGGCGCTGCGCCCGCCCCGGACGCTGCGGCCTCCGCCGCACCTTGA
- the bamB gene encoding outer membrane protein assembly factor BamB has protein sequence MRLRFEMMKRLGAATLLAALLSACSSGPDKPKPTPLEMPAPAVVRLQPLWNQRIGDVRMPLRPAVSAEVVTLASSDGTVVAMQLESGRELWRAQLSTPLSVGVGSDGRFAAVVTRGNELVVLEAGKVLWRQPLKTRVYTAPLVAGERVFVYAADRSVLAFDAATGGRLWTQQRPGDPLMLSQPGVLLAVRDTLVVGQGPRLAGLDPLRGTVRWEVPIATPRGTNEVERLADLVGPAGRSADVVCARAFQSAVGCADALGGQLLWSKTSSGAVGVATDGRQAYGVDGTDRVTAYTQGNGDVVWTSERLRFRGLTAPVVSGRSVIVGDAEGYVHLLAVGDGVLQGRVATDGSAIVGGPVVAGSTVLVVSRNGGVFAFRAP, from the coding sequence ATGCGTTTGCGCTTCGAGATGATGAAACGCCTGGGGGCCGCCACGCTGCTGGCGGCCTTGCTGTCCGCCTGTTCGAGCGGCCCCGACAAACCCAAGCCGACGCCGCTGGAGATGCCGGCGCCGGCCGTGGTGCGCCTTCAGCCCCTATGGAACCAGCGCATCGGCGACGTCCGGATGCCGCTGCGCCCGGCGGTCAGCGCAGAGGTGGTGACGCTGGCTTCGAGCGACGGCACGGTGGTGGCCATGCAACTCGAGTCGGGCCGCGAGCTGTGGCGTGCGCAGCTGTCGACCCCGCTGAGTGTGGGGGTCGGCAGCGATGGGCGCTTTGCCGCTGTCGTCACGCGCGGCAATGAACTGGTCGTTCTCGAGGCCGGCAAGGTGCTCTGGCGCCAGCCCTTGAAGACGCGTGTCTACACGGCGCCCCTGGTGGCCGGCGAGCGGGTATTCGTCTATGCCGCCGACCGCTCCGTGTTGGCCTTCGACGCCGCCACCGGCGGTCGCCTGTGGACGCAACAGCGGCCGGGTGACCCGTTGATGCTGTCGCAGCCGGGTGTGCTGCTGGCGGTGCGCGACACCCTGGTGGTGGGGCAGGGGCCGCGTTTGGCCGGCCTCGATCCGCTGCGCGGCACGGTGCGCTGGGAAGTGCCGATCGCGACGCCGCGTGGCACCAACGAGGTGGAGCGGCTCGCCGACCTGGTCGGCCCGGCGGGTCGCAGTGCCGATGTGGTCTGCGCACGCGCCTTCCAGTCGGCCGTCGGCTGCGCCGATGCGCTGGGCGGCCAACTGCTCTGGTCGAAGACGTCCAGCGGTGCGGTGGGGGTGGCGACCGACGGGCGCCAGGCGTATGGCGTCGACGGCACGGACCGTGTCACCGCCTACACCCAAGGCAACGGCGACGTCGTCTGGACCTCCGAGCGCCTGCGTTTCCGGGGCCTGACGGCGCCGGTTGTGTCGGGCCGCAGTGTGATCGTCGGCGATGCCGAAGGTTATGTTCATCTGCTCGCCGTCGGTGACGGCGTCCTCCAGGGGCGCGTGGCAACCGACGGTTCGGCTATTGTTGGCGGCCCCGTGGTCGCAGGGTCCACTGTGCTCGTGGTCAGCCGCAACGGCGGCGTGTTTGCTTTCCGCGCCCCTTGA
- the der gene encoding ribosome biogenesis GTPase Der, with product MKPVIALVGRPNVGKSTLFNRMTKSRDAIVADFAGLTRDRHYGDGRLGDREFIVIDTGGFEPDSSSGIVKEMAKQTRQAVAEADAVVFVVDVRGGLSAQDHDIARYLRSVNKRVILAVNKAEGMQESPLLAEFYELGIGEPVPISAAHGQGIRSLTEMALEPFEFEEDEAPGDDDQEGLVVKLAVAGRPNVGKSTLINTWLGEERLIAFDMPGTTRDAISVPFERHGQRFELIDTAGLRRKGKVFEAIEKFSVVKTLQAISEANVVVLLLDATQGVTDQDAHIAGYILDSGRAVVIALNKWDAVDDYQREMLQRSIEQRLAFLKFAPMLYISALKRQGLGPLWKAIADAHASAFKKMSTPVLTRLLHDAVQHQAPKRAGMFRPKLRYAHQGGMNPPLIVIHGNSLEHVTDAYKRFLEGRFREHFKLVGTPLRIEMRSSRNPFIDKDS from the coding sequence ATGAAACCCGTGATCGCCCTGGTCGGCCGGCCCAATGTCGGCAAGTCGACCTTGTTCAACCGCATGACGAAGTCGCGCGACGCGATCGTGGCCGACTTTGCCGGCCTGACCCGCGACCGCCATTACGGCGACGGTCGCCTGGGCGATCGCGAGTTCATCGTCATCGACACCGGCGGTTTCGAGCCCGACTCGTCGAGCGGCATCGTCAAGGAAATGGCCAAGCAGACCCGCCAGGCGGTCGCCGAGGCGGACGCCGTGGTGTTCGTGGTCGACGTGCGCGGCGGCCTCTCCGCGCAGGACCACGACATCGCGCGCTACCTGCGCTCGGTGAACAAGCGCGTGATCCTGGCGGTCAACAAGGCCGAGGGCATGCAGGAGTCACCGCTGCTGGCCGAGTTCTATGAGCTCGGCATCGGCGAGCCGGTGCCCATTTCGGCCGCGCACGGGCAGGGCATCCGCAGCCTGACCGAGATGGCGCTCGAACCCTTCGAATTCGAAGAAGACGAAGCGCCGGGCGACGACGACCAGGAAGGCCTGGTGGTCAAGCTCGCGGTCGCCGGCCGGCCCAACGTTGGCAAGTCGACGTTGATCAACACCTGGCTCGGTGAAGAGCGGTTGATCGCCTTCGACATGCCGGGCACCACCCGCGACGCCATCAGCGTGCCCTTTGAGCGGCATGGCCAGCGTTTCGAGCTGATCGACACCGCCGGCTTGCGCCGCAAGGGCAAGGTGTTCGAGGCGATCGAGAAGTTTTCGGTGGTCAAGACGCTGCAGGCGATCTCGGAAGCCAATGTCGTCGTGCTGCTGCTCGACGCCACCCAGGGCGTGACCGACCAGGATGCCCACATCGCCGGATACATCCTCGACAGCGGCCGCGCGGTGGTGATCGCACTCAACAAATGGGACGCGGTCGACGACTACCAGCGCGAAATGCTGCAGCGCTCGATCGAGCAGCGTTTGGCTTTTTTGAAGTTCGCCCCGATGCTTTACATCTCGGCGCTCAAACGCCAGGGGCTGGGCCCGCTTTGGAAGGCCATCGCCGACGCCCACGCCTCGGCGTTCAAGAAGATGTCAACGCCCGTGCTCACGCGCTTGCTGCACGACGCGGTGCAGCACCAGGCGCCCAAACGGGCTGGCATGTTCCGACCGAAACTGCGCTACGCTCACCAGGGCGGCATGAATCCGCCGCTGATCGTGATCCACGGCAATTCCCTCGAGCATGTGACAGATGCGTACAAGCGCTTCCTCGAAGGCCGTTTCCGGGAACACTTCAAATTGGTAGGAACCCCCTTGCGCATTGAGATGCGATCGTCTCGCAACCCCTTCATAGACAAGGATTCGTAA
- the hfq gene encoding RNA chaperone Hfq, producing MSNKGQLLQDPFLNLLRKEHVPVSIYLVNGIKLQGHIESFDQYVVLLRNTVTQMVYKHAISTVVPGRAVNFHAGESAESN from the coding sequence GTGAGTAATAAAGGGCAGCTTCTACAAGACCCCTTTCTGAACCTGCTGCGCAAAGAACATGTGCCGGTGTCGATCTATCTCGTCAACGGCATCAAGCTGCAGGGCCACATCGAGTCTTTTGATCAGTATGTGGTGCTTTTGCGCAATACCGTGACCCAGATGGTCTACAAGCACGCCATCTCCACGGTGGTTCCCGGCCGCGCGGTGAACTTCCACGCCGGCGAGTCGGCCGAGTCCAACTGA
- the hflX gene encoding GTPase HflX: protein MTSSDTANPTPTRTVLVGVDLGPGSPFDPTLDELALLAESAGDTPVARLTAKRKAPDAALFVGEGKADEIKALVTAHDAQSVLFDQALSPAQQRNLERHLGVPVADRTMLILEIFGRRAQSHEGKLQVELARLQYLSTRLVRRWTHLERQRGGVGHRGGPGEAQIELDRRMIAQRIKALKFQLEKVKRQRNTQRRSRERSGTFRVSLVGYTNAGKSTLFNALVKARSYAANQLFATLDTTTRQMYLADAERSVSLSDTVGFIRDLPHTLVEAFQATLQEAADADLLLHVVDAASPVWREQIDEVQRVLREIGANDLPQLLVFNKLDALPDSQRPRQRVDAFEIEPHRPAHRVFVSAAQGEGLDDLRRLIAEAATGALPLPQPGPPDSSAEPHPEQSVEGGGDTAPPAQNSVSNARA, encoded by the coding sequence TTGACATCCTCTGACACGGCGAATCCGACTCCAACCCGCACGGTGCTCGTGGGCGTGGACCTCGGTCCCGGCTCGCCTTTCGATCCCACTCTCGACGAACTCGCTTTGCTGGCCGAATCGGCCGGCGACACCCCCGTTGCTCGCCTGACCGCCAAGCGCAAGGCGCCCGACGCCGCGCTGTTCGTCGGCGAGGGCAAGGCCGACGAGATCAAGGCCCTGGTCACCGCCCACGACGCCCAATCGGTGCTGTTCGACCAGGCCCTGTCCCCCGCCCAGCAACGCAATCTCGAACGCCACCTCGGCGTGCCGGTGGCGGACCGGACGATGTTGATCCTCGAGATCTTCGGCCGGCGTGCGCAAAGCCACGAAGGCAAGCTGCAGGTCGAACTGGCCCGGCTGCAATATCTGTCGACGCGGCTGGTACGCCGCTGGACCCACCTGGAGCGTCAGCGCGGCGGCGTGGGGCACCGTGGCGGCCCCGGCGAAGCGCAGATCGAACTGGACCGGCGCATGATCGCGCAGCGCATCAAGGCGCTGAAGTTCCAGCTCGAGAAGGTCAAGCGCCAGCGCAACACGCAGCGCCGCTCGCGCGAGCGCAGTGGCACCTTCCGTGTCTCGCTGGTCGGCTACACCAACGCCGGCAAGTCGACGTTGTTCAACGCGCTGGTGAAGGCGCGCAGCTACGCGGCCAACCAGCTGTTCGCGACGCTCGACACCACCACACGGCAGATGTACCTGGCCGATGCCGAGCGTTCGGTGTCGCTGTCGGACACTGTCGGCTTCATCCGCGACCTGCCGCACACGCTGGTCGAGGCTTTCCAGGCCACCCTGCAGGAGGCGGCCGATGCCGACCTGCTGCTGCATGTGGTCGACGCCGCCAGCCCGGTGTGGCGCGAGCAGATCGACGAAGTACAGCGGGTGCTGCGCGAAATCGGTGCCAACGACTTGCCGCAGCTGCTCGTGTTCAACAAGCTCGACGCCTTGCCCGACAGCCAGCGGCCTCGTCAGCGCGTCGACGCCTTCGAAATCGAACCGCACCGCCCTGCGCACCGCGTGTTCGTCAGTGCTGCCCAAGGAGAGGGGTTGGACGATTTGCGTCGTTTGATCGCCGAGGCAGCGACGGGTGCGCTGCCACTGCCCCAGCCCGGGCCGCCTGACAGCAGCGCTGAACCGCATCCAGAACAGAGCGTCGAAGGGGGCGGCGACACGGCCCCACCGGCGCAGAATTCCGTATCAAACGCACGAGCATGA